CATCTCTGGGGAAGACTTTGCTTCCCTTTCCACCCCCTTCCCAGAGCCTTCTGACCCTTGTCAGCCCTTCTCACTTGCCAGCATGTCTCCTGGTCATTTGGGCACTTGCCTGACTCCACAGCTGAACTTGGAATTCTGGGGGACATATCATAGTCCCCTTCTTTGTCACCTTCCTTAGtacctagcagagtgcctggcacacatcaGGCTTGTTAAATGGAACAATGATCTCGCTCTTCAATAAAAAAGTCATCGACTTCTTAATATCATAATTATAGTCAACATGCCTGTAAGATGacatctgtttgtgtgtgtgtgtgcgcacgcgcgtgtGTGTACACCACATATTAAATCTCCGCTTGTCTTTAGGGTTGCATGTTTGTTATGTTCATCAAGTAGTGATGTAACAGTCCCCCTTTAGAAGCTATTCTTGAAAAAGATATTCATAAAACAGCCATGCTGGCAAAAGGAAAAAACGGTTTTCACCAGAAGCAAGTGTCACAGTGTGGTGTAGAGGCTGATTAGCACAGCCTGTTGAAATGATTTATAGTGTTTACGTAATGGAAAAGCACATCATCCAGAGAAACATGTCCTAAGcaaaaggggggggagggatggagagagagtgtAAATGATCTGTTTCCTTTTGTCTTACGAAGACCCTAAAATTCCTACAGATCAGAGGTGGAGGTCAAGGGCAGCCGGCTCTAGCTTTGGTGCCAGTGCCATGGGGAGCTGGGTGCCTTATTAATCTTGTAAACTGGGTTTCTCTTTATGTTTTACAGGCCAGACAAACCCTAGAATTTTACTCCTGCACTTCTGAAGAGATTGATCATGAAGATATCACCAAAGATAGAACCAGCACAGTGGAGGCCTGCTTACCACTGGAATTAGCCACGGTATAGAGGGTTTTCCTCCCAAAGCTTGTAATACAGTTAAGAGCTGTGCATCAGACCTCGTCTTCTTCCAAAAATGTGCATGCTTCTGGGGTCCATCACCATGGGACTTTAACAGGTCCCATTGTAGAAgttcaatttggaaaaaaaatttataaaaacgtGGTTTTTCACAACAGTGTGAGATATACTTAACAGTactgaaccgtacacttaaaaatagttaagatggtaaattttacatgtattttttaccacagtaaaaaaaaaaaaaaaaaagatatgtttgagaagaaaagtcagaaaaatttACATTAAGAATTAATAATTAATGTCTTTGAtgtgtggggtgttttttttttggctctagAATGAGAGTTGCCTGGCTTCCAGAAAGACCTCTTTAATAACTGTAAGTCAGAAAATTGAAGGTTTTAGCTCATATTATGAATTCATGTCATTGatatctgattattttttcttctagaatggGAGTTGCCTGGCTTCCAGAAAGAGCTCTTTTATGATGGTAAGACACAAAATTCTTTCCTCAAATGCAACGGCAGGGGAAGGGGGGGTACGTTTTTAGCCCATCTCAATAGTTCCTTCCCCACTTTGTCGTATTATGCAGACCCTGTGCCTTAGCAGTATCTATGAGGACTTGAAGATGTACCACATGGAGTTCCAGGCCATGAATGCAAAGCTTCTGATGGATCCTAAGAGGCAGATCTTTCTGGATCAGAACATGCTGGCAGCTATTGCTGAGCTGATGCAGGTAAGGCCTTCTTCATGCTGAGACCGCCAGCCAGGGTCCCTGATGAAGGGGTATACCATCAGCCCTTCCTGGGTTGGGTGAGGCCTGAAATGCCCCCTTCTGAAGCCAGCTACATATTGGGGGAGACAGCCTTGAGGGCACCCTCTAGAGAGAGAGGGCAACATGAGCAGGTCACATTAAGGAAAGCAGCCTCCTGCTTGTTGACCATGCTGTATGCACCAGGCTCTGGGCAAAGGTGCATACATTTCTTTATGCtgtccccttggcaaccacttgGGGTCTGTGCAAATGAGGAGACCAGTGCTTAGAGGGTTAGccacttgtctgaggtcacacagcctggaAGCGGCAGAGCAGGATTTAAACCCCCATCAAAGGGATTGCACTGCACTCATCTTCTCATGCATCTCTAAAGCCTCTGGGATGTACATGCAAGGGGCTGGCATGCATATCTGCAAATACTGCTAGAGAAGACAAGAGGGGCTGGTGCCTGGATATGACGCATGCTGAACCAAAAcgtgaatgaaagaaaagaatgacctATCAACTGGGGACAGCCACAGTGTTACTCATAGACAAGAACGTGCTTTGTAACTTTCTGAATCACCATAGCACATGATGCTAACATAAAACAGAATTATCCACTCAAGAAAGAGCAGGGCGAGTGCCATGTTGGCCAGGGCATGGGATAAAAATACAGCATCAGAAATGATTGtctgaaaagaaatttatttcattcatcctttttaaatttttttgtgggggggctGCCAGATTACTTGTTTGAAAGGCAGTGAACATCATGCAAGTATCAAAGAATGTTACCATCTAGAGAGTTGTAGATGATATTTCATTTTCAGGACCAAGAGTCGAATCAGTTCTACAAGTAATCAGACAACTATGCCCAGACCTTTtgtccctctgtgcctcagtttcttcctctgtaaaatgggatgactTTACCCACCCTACCTTTCTTTTAGGCTTTTTGTGAGGAAGTACAAGCCAAACTGCTGATCATTGTGCAAATATATGGTCTTGCATTGTGTTATCAAATTAAAGGGCTCAAACTGCCAGGTTTACTTATCTCACATGAATAAGTGTCTTTAGTCAACAGGTCTGATACTGACTGAGAGTTTCCAATCAATAGCAATCCATCACCTCCCCGTTCTAAAAAAGATGTCGCTTCTTAAtgtaacatataaaaattaattacatatcaCAGCAGATGTCATCTTAACAGAATTGTTCCTTTCTAAAATACAACTCCCACTGATGATTTTCTAAATAGCTTTCAGGGTCTTTTCAGAGCTCACTGAAGATCCATGTGCTTGGATAATGAGCATTTCTTCTCTCAGGTTCTGCCTGCCCATCTGGCTGGGAGTAGATTTGATTTGGTTTAGGAGATGCAGTGAGGGAGTGGGTTGCAGTCTCTGAGACATGTATTGGCTTCACCCATCTTTATGGATGAACGTTTTAATTTTGGAATACTGTCTATGTCATGCTCAATATTTATTCTCCTAGGCCCTGAATTCCCACAGCAAGACTGTGTCACAGAAACCCTCCCTGGAAGAACTGGATTTTTATAAGACTAAAATCAAGCTCTGCATACTTCTTCATGCCTTCAGAATTCGTGTGGTGACCATCGACAGAATGATGAGCTATCTGAGTTCTTCCTAAAAAGCTGAGATCTCTCCTAAACttaaagtcatttttataaatattggaACCAACGAAATTGTACTAGGGCATGGGTGAagaactggggtgggggtggcttgACCTGTTCCTACCTAAGCTGGTACAGGAATTCTCATGCTTGTTTACATTAGTCATTACTCCAGATTTGCAGGATGTGACTGTTCTATCCACATGATTCCTTTGATCAAGTCTATTTCAGATTTACTATGgataagttatttttaagttttcatgaGCAAATTGGTAAGGAGGGGAAATGTCCTCCCAGAacgtgtttttcttttttccctttaatagaAGAGCAAGAATTTATAAGCTATTTCAGTACCAAAGAGTTTGTACTCTCaagcataatttattttaaaatatttatttatatcattttgtgTTCATGAAAGCATGTGAActaacttatatttatttatgttatatttattaagatatttattGTCAAGTGGATTTGAGATATGccttatattgttttaaaataaaatgactgaattaAAGTAATTCTCATATTTTTCTAATGTGATTGGAATACTTTGAGTGTTAAAATACACATCGTGGGAAAACTGAAAACTGATGAAATTTGAACAAAATCACCTTAGAAAGAATGCCATGATATTCTTACTCATTTCCTAGTTCCTTTAATCTCATATTTTAAAGGAAGCCTCATAAGACTAGATCTGACTTAATACTGAGGCCGTTGAGTGAGTTAATTTTTGAGAATATACTTTATTACTTTTGTTCCACAtctgaatctaaaaataaaatacataaaactgttTTTCCCTATTAACCACAGCCCCATTACATACTGTGcattaaacaaatacataataatatCCACCAACTGGGGAAAGCATCATTAAGAGGTCTTCTAGtcaaattattctaatttttgtGACCCTTTGGGCTCTCAGGGGGAAGTTGTTTCTAACTTACAACTAGAAAAACTCTCCCTTTGCTTTAAATTATATAGAACTTCTGCCTGAACCACATGGATAATTGCTTTCCTTTGGCTTAAGAGATGtgctctttaattctttaaaccaTGAGAATTTTAGAAGATTTACCTGATGGAATACCATGTAATTTTCAAACTCTGATAATCACATTCCTCCTTAATATGAAAAGGTCATAAGAAATGAACGATTCAGAGTCCGTCCTGTCCCCCCTACCTTTCCTCATGTGAATCCTCCCCTCCAGAGCTCAATTCTTATCCCTGTAAACAGGGAGGGGAGTGTGTATGGCCACCCCAGGTCCTCACGTGTGGGGAAACTTACTCGTTTTTCAGAGTCTCACCCCACTTGATGTACAATTAGATAGAAATCATCAAGCTGGATCCCATCACATACCTTCTTTTCTTTAGGAATTCCTCCCCAAGCTTGGATGATTGGCAGGTGATTCACAGgtaggagtttcttgcctttaaGTATCTTGGGGTCGGCAGCTTCGATTGTGGCAAGAACTCATGGCTTTGATGAAGCTGGCGCTGTTGAGTTGCTGCCATCCCCGCCCCgaccctgccttcctccccctcctccccccaccctccccgcaACGAATGGCAACTTGTCTGTTGTCTGGCCGGTTGTCTGTGCCCAGAAACAAGGAGAGGAAAGCCTGTTGACTGTGCTACAGACTGGGTTTATACAAAGGGACAAAGTGGCACACAAAGGGTCGCTTTTGTTCTAGAAATTGCCATGACATATGCTTCAAAAACATGACTGGCCCAAGAAACATCTTCACAACTAATTCCATTCTTCACTACATGgtcagttttctgtttttgttttaagcctgGGTCTGCCATTTATAACTTGTATGATGTGGCCATGTTGTTTTGCCCTCACCCTACCCGTTTCCTCTCCTAAGAAGtgaagatagggacttccctggcagtccagtggttaggactccgcactgccactgcaggggtcacgggttcaatccttggtcagggaactaagatcccgcaagccacgcgaCCCGgccaaaaacaagaacaaaaaaagtgaagataCTACTAGAACCTTTATCTGATCGATCAGGGGTTAAATGGAGCAGCTCCTACAAAGCACTAGCATTGCACCTGGCACATAATCTGTACACAATAAATGTGAGCAATCTTTGACAATGATTATTAGCCTCTGGGTTTGGTGACCGGGCCAAATTGGTTAAAGCCTCTTTGCTActattttcttatctgtgaaattcaGAAAACTGTAGCCCCTATTTCACAGCACTATTGTGAGGACTGAATCACTCAGTACAGTGCTGGCATCTAGTCAGTGCCTaacaccaatttttttaaattgttaggcTGTTTGCTTGAAGACCTCAGTGACGCCCTGTCCCTCCAGGGCACTCAGCTATCGGGGGCGTTCAGCAGAGGAGGCCATCTGGTGCAAGACACAACAGCCAAAAAAGCAGGGTCCTGCCTTTCCAGAACAGAGGGTGGGAGCAAAGTAACTTGGTGAGACCGAGGTCCCCCCTAAAAACAGGCCCCAGACCTAGCCTACCAGAGACATTTGAtaacaaattactttttaaaaaaggaaataaatagttTAAGTGTTTCTCACACCTAAAAATGACTGAATCAGAGAATTAACATAAAAAACAGCTGACAGCTGCCCTACTGAGAGCCGAGAGCTTTGGGGAAAGGGGTCAGTTCTGGGAAGTGGTCTGGCCAGACATCCAAAGGTGGGTTTGGGAAAACTCAAGAGATGCACAAGGGCCTTAGACACcctaaggaggaaagaaaacatgggagGGGAGAAAACCAGCTTTGTCTGAAGCCAGCACAGACAGAGACCATGAGTCCCCCTGGCCATGTCACCCTGGGCCATGCAGTTGTTGTCCTTGTTTAAGGACAAAACATTTGGTTTTAGCTAGCGTTAACTGTGGCTTCCTCGTTTAAGGCAAAGTGCACCTACAGTATCGCTGTGGACTGAACGTTTGTGCtcccttaaaattcatatgttgaagccccgaTCCCCAGTGTGacggtattaggagatggggcctttaggaggtTAGGTCATAAGCACGGAGCCCTCatagtgggattagtgcccttataagagactTGGAGAGATCTCCCCCCAacctccatgtgaggacacagtgacaaGGTGGCCTGCTGCAAACCAGGGatagctctcaccagacaccaaatccaCCAGCACCCTCATCTTGGACCTCCCAActtcaagaactgtgagaaacacaCACCTGTTGTTTAGGCCGCCCAGTCTGCAGTATTTTGTTGTAGTAGTCTGAGCTGAGAAAGCTtttaaataagtcagaaagagaaaaaacaaataccgtatgctaacacatatatatggaatctaaggaaaaaaaaaatgatgaagagaATCGGGGGGGGACGGAGgtaaaaagacacagacctactagatgGTTGTTGTAGTAGTCTGAGCTGAGAAAGCTtttaaataagtcagaaagagaaaaaacaaataccgtatgctaacacatatatatggaatctaaggaaaaaaaaaaggtcatgaagaacctaggggcaagatgggaataaagacacagacctactagagaatggacttgaggatatggggaaggggaagggtaagctgggacaaagtgagagaggagcatggacatatatacactcccaaacttaaaatagctagctagtgggaagcagctgcatagcacagggagatcagctcggtgctttgtgtccacctagaggggtgggatagggagggtgggagggagatacaagagggaggagatatggggatatatgtatacgtatagctgattcactttgttataaaacagaaacacaccattgtaaagcaattttactccaataaagatgttaaaaaaaaaaagaaaaaacccaatgACAATTTTCCAAAAACTGAATTGTATCAACTTTTCGGTTGAAATGTATTTGGTCAGAACAAGTCAAAAACTTTAGTTGCATGTATGTATCTTTgagtatattaaaattatgagTATAAATTATGACATCAATGAAACATCAGAGACAATACACTCACGTAACCTTTTTCAGAAGCAACAGGAACTAATGCTTACTCTgtgcttactaagtgccaggcatgtTTCTACAAGTGTTTACCACAAATGCACAGAACCCTCCCAAAAACCCTAGGAGGAGGTGCTATTACCTtcccctttttatagatgaggaaactaaaccAAGAGGCCATAGACACTTACAGGGTAAGTGGCAGatgctgggatctgaacccaggcggCCTGGCTCTGGCCTATGCACACAACCCCAGTAACCTTTGCCTCTCGTATTAAGGTCACACAGTAACTCATCATAACCATGCACACAGCATCATAGTTATTTAtgcttctcctctctccctcactaTACTGTGAGAGCTTCAAGTACAGGAAATGTGATGTTATTCAAGTGTTTGTGTGCTCAGGCCCCAGCCCTCAAAAATGGTAGAGAAACGCAAATCTTCACGGGTTTCCACacgtttctcatttcttttcctaatCTAGGAATACATAAGAAAGTCtttagtctttaaaaatcaaattattccCAATtacacaaaaaaagttaaaaattgtaaaatgcacATGCTTGCTTGGCTCAAAACCATTATACATGCTTAGAATGGGGGAAAATCCAAAATTCATTaaggctgtttttgtttttggttttttggcctaaaacaaaggtttatttcttgcttgaGGTACATGCTCATTGCTTATCAGTTGGGGGCTCTGCTCTCATGGTTCTCTTCTGGAACACAGGCTGACAGGCGCATCAGCTGTCATCTGCTGTCATCACTGCAGAGGGAAAGGAAGGCTGGAAGGTCTCCACGAGCCTGttgatttaaataatttacatgtcTATGGTTTGACATTATGTGATCCCTTCAGGAGCGAGGTGCCGCCCAAACATCCATCACTGGTGAACTGGAAAGGGGTTTACCTCCCGTTGCAGACATCGTAGATAAAAACTCCTGGACGACAGCTCCCAGAGACCCAAGCAGTCATCTTATCAGCTGGTTCCCACGCTGCCCCCGACAGGAGTGGGTCAGGGGTCCAGCAGGGTGCCTCGATGACCCCTCATCAGCCCTCAGTAACCCCCCAGCAGAGCAGCTCCACTTCTGAACGCTTTACCAGTGCAGGTTCCAGGTGAGATTTCCTTTCACAAAAGGCTCCTACAGCTAAAGAAAGAACAGAACTCAGCCAAGCCCCTCCCCGCAGTTAAGTTTTTATAAGTCACAAAACCATCTTTTAGATTTCTCAACTTGCTTGAAAATGAAACACTGCTATAAATGCATAGATCAGACCCCCTTCTAAAAATGAAACTCGTGCCAAAGGTTACAGCAAATGGCAAGAATGTACTTCTGCAGAATAAAGATAGCAGCCTAACTACAGGCTGTTTAACCAGAAATTTACATCACGATTGGAATAAACTGGATCTCAATCTTCTGGAGGCTCAAAGCTGGAAGTCCCAGTTTAAAAAGCAGGAAGAACTTCAGAACTCTGCACTCAGAATTCAACCCCAGGGCCGCTGTTTTAGTATCAGCAGCCACAGAGCCATTAACAGAAATGCTCAAGCCCTGGAATGTGGGCTGGAAAAGATGCATTCCCAAGCAGTCTGGAATCCCCACCTTCAGCCAGCAGTGTGCTGCTTCAACCCAAGGACTTCCAGCAACGGCAACAGGCTGGGCTAACCGCTGAAAACCACTGTCCTCGTGAGAGCACACTTAAATATCGGCAAATACAGTGGCCTCTTTAGAAAATGGAGTGAAAACACACTTCCACATGATGAAGCAGGGAAGAAAGGTTGTCCCCTAAAGCAATCCAAAAAAATAACTATATGTGCCCCCAATATGCAGAAAAATCCTGTTACAGAGATGCACGAGTAAGGAACTAATTAGGAATCCACCTGGTTTTACATAAAAACATACCTCCCCATCCATGGGGCGTGGGGGAGACACACTCTAAATCATTCCTGGAGTGAGAAGGGTTAGGGGATGTGCAGGTTCTCCTGAATCTGTGCAAACTCCTGGGTTAGTTTACCCTGGCCTAGTTTACACTCACTCGGCCTCAGTCCAAGAAGTGGGGCTGGGAGCAAAACCAACTAACGCCCAAACAGCCAAGATAATAGTAACCAAGGAATATGatgctttaaaaagtaatttgtcagtaaataataatacaaagaagACATATTAGCACTGTACAAATGCAGATTTATTGTTCTTCCCTTTATCCATAGTAGGAAAAAGGCTGGAAATTGTTAGGAAAGCAGCTTACATACAAAGCACTTCTGAAATTAtgcttttctttggaaaacaacttataaaaaataa
This DNA window, taken from Physeter macrocephalus isolate SW-GA chromosome 1, ASM283717v5, whole genome shotgun sequence, encodes the following:
- the IL12A gene encoding interleukin-12 subunit alpha; translated protein: MCPPRSLLLVAILVLLHRLDHLSLARNLPATTAGPGMFQCLNHSQNLLRAVSNTLQKARQTLEFYSCTSEEIDHEDITKDRTSTVEACLPLELATNESCLASRKTSLITNGSCLASRKSSFMMTLCLSSIYEDLKMYHMEFQAMNAKLLMDPKRQIFLDQNMLAAIAELMQALNSHSKTVSQKPSLEELDFYKTKIKLCILLHAFRIRVVTIDRMMSYLSSS